One Fuerstiella marisgermanici DNA window includes the following coding sequences:
- a CDS encoding TolC family protein: MTAMLLLASMLLQGCAAGPFRLQYLWPNDDGLSYYVDKASAIEYPVETSEEPTDPLLFNAPRNIRSPEEATPREIKLNECIRLALAESAAILDDASFGSPGNPILSRPAQAASIFDPAIQNTGFLFGNRGVEAALADFDALATTSITWGRDEVPQNVANSGILPGGTLTQETMSYQSRLEKPLVTGGTVSLEHQLNYDGNNRTPGTQLFQSSYSGLVQARIRQPLLAGSGVEFNRIAGPQNQSLRGVSGVSQGVLISRINNDISLTNFEQNVLTLVRDVEQRYWDLDLALRLYESEKDAFDQLVEYRNFLKSRNESGVPILQTESQIFQAEARLRGSLTDVLGAEARLRRLCHLPLNDDTFLYPADPPTEAELNPMWEASLQEALSHRVELRRQKWEIKSLELQLTAAESLTRPRLDMVSQYRRNGLGNRAYGGGNTLGGDIGSGQNEGWDIGVEFSVPIGLRTARIQQSNYEMRLRKAKAMLGEQEREIAYELAEAMREMQRWYELADSTTRRIKKSEDYVFLADQQVKNQEYGSPELFNLLLQAKIQHRDAEQAYMQSIISYNKAITDLKFRKGTLLTDNGVHLAEGNWHPAAYPIAMMRAEARSQAWDAHKLQTSPMEFVGQAGANSWESLGNEARPSTPGALDAENFDAGQAVLPGQPVPEIPPPNVIQPQPTQPPTGGDALPVPGNDLSIPMDLNPQPVPPAGDDPITHRTNSRAAQQEARWRAVGAESRR; encoded by the coding sequence ATGACAGCGATGTTGTTGCTGGCATCCATGCTACTGCAGGGATGCGCGGCCGGTCCGTTTCGCCTTCAGTATTTATGGCCAAACGACGACGGGCTGTCTTACTACGTCGATAAAGCGTCGGCCATCGAATATCCCGTCGAAACATCCGAAGAACCAACTGATCCTCTACTCTTCAACGCGCCGCGAAATATCCGCAGTCCGGAAGAAGCCACTCCACGAGAAATCAAGCTGAACGAATGCATCCGCCTCGCACTGGCAGAATCTGCTGCGATTTTGGATGACGCGTCGTTTGGTTCGCCCGGCAATCCGATTCTGTCGCGCCCCGCACAGGCGGCTTCGATCTTTGATCCGGCCATTCAAAATACGGGCTTCCTGTTTGGTAACCGAGGTGTCGAGGCAGCCCTGGCTGACTTTGACGCTCTGGCCACCACCAGCATTACCTGGGGCCGCGACGAAGTTCCTCAAAACGTCGCCAACAGCGGAATCCTGCCTGGTGGAACACTGACGCAGGAAACAATGTCGTACCAGTCTCGGCTTGAGAAACCTCTGGTGACTGGTGGTACCGTATCGCTCGAACACCAGTTGAACTATGACGGCAACAACCGTACCCCTGGAACTCAGTTATTCCAGTCGTCGTATTCAGGACTGGTTCAGGCTCGCATCAGGCAACCGCTGCTGGCGGGTTCAGGCGTGGAATTCAACCGGATCGCGGGTCCTCAAAACCAGAGTCTTCGCGGTGTCTCCGGCGTTTCTCAGGGTGTCTTGATTTCGCGAATCAACAACGACATTTCGTTGACAAATTTCGAGCAGAATGTCCTGACGTTGGTCCGCGACGTTGAACAACGCTACTGGGATCTGGACCTGGCTTTGCGATTGTATGAATCTGAAAAAGATGCGTTCGATCAACTGGTCGAATACCGCAACTTCCTGAAGAGCCGCAACGAAAGCGGCGTGCCGATTCTGCAGACGGAATCTCAGATCTTCCAGGCAGAAGCTCGTCTGCGAGGTTCGTTAACAGACGTGTTGGGAGCCGAAGCTCGACTCCGCCGTCTATGTCATCTGCCGCTAAACGACGACACCTTCCTGTACCCCGCCGACCCACCAACGGAAGCAGAACTGAATCCGATGTGGGAAGCTTCTCTACAGGAAGCACTGTCTCACCGCGTTGAGCTGCGACGGCAGAAATGGGAAATCAAGAGTCTGGAACTGCAGCTGACAGCGGCCGAAAGCCTGACTCGCCCACGCCTGGACATGGTGTCTCAGTACCGTCGCAACGGACTGGGCAATCGAGCCTACGGCGGCGGCAATACACTGGGCGGCGACATTGGCAGCGGACAAAACGAAGGCTGGGACATTGGCGTTGAATTCTCAGTGCCAATTGGCCTGCGGACGGCTCGCATTCAGCAAAGCAACTATGAAATGCGACTTCGCAAAGCCAAAGCGATGCTGGGCGAACAGGAACGAGAAATCGCGTACGAACTGGCCGAAGCCATGCGAGAAATGCAGCGGTGGTATGAACTCGCCGACAGCACGACTCGCCGGATCAAAAAGTCTGAGGACTATGTCTTCCTGGCTGATCAACAGGTCAAGAACCAGGAATACGGCAGCCCGGAACTGTTCAATCTGTTGCTGCAGGCAAAAATTCAGCACCGAGACGCCGAACAGGCCTACATGCAGAGCATCATTTCGTACAACAAAGCGATCACCGATTTGAAGTTCCGCAAGGGAACGTTGCTGACGGATAACGGCGTCCATCTTGCAGAAGGTAACTGGCATCCAGCCGCCTATCCGATCGCGATGATGCGAGCTGAAGCGAGATCTCAGGCATGGGACGCTCACAAGCTGCAAACGAGCCCGATGGAGTTCGTCGGCCAGGCTGGTGCCAACAGTTGGGAATCACTCGGCAACGAAGCTCGTCCTTCAACGCCAGGAGCCCTCGACGCAGAAAACTTCGACGCGGGACAGGCTGTCTTGCCGGGGCAACCAGTGCCAGAGATTCCACCACCGAACGTGATCCAGCCACAACCGACGCAGCCTCCGACCGGTGGCGATGCACTGCCAGTCCCAGGTAACGATCTGTCCATCCCAATGGACCTGAACCCTCAACCTGTTCCGCCAGCCGGTGATGACCCGATCACGCACCGAACCAATTCACGAGCCGCTCAGCAGGAAGCTCGCTGGCGAGCCGTGGGTGCTGAGAGTCGTCGGTAG
- the nadD gene encoding nicotinate-nucleotide adenylyltransferase, giving the protein MRLGIFGGTFDPIHYGHLLLAETCREALGLDEVRFVPAGSPPHKTDAKITDGHARADMLKLAVSGYPEYTIDRRELKRTGPSFTVDTLTEFAAELPDAELFFLMGADSLRDMPGWREPERITELATVVAVNRPGFPAPDQAQVVDWVGAKIASGIRVVTMPGADLSATDLRKRAQEGRSLRFMVPRAVEAFVHEHRLYGESRP; this is encoded by the coding sequence ATGAGGCTCGGAATCTTCGGCGGGACATTCGATCCCATTCACTACGGACACCTGCTGCTGGCGGAAACGTGCCGCGAAGCACTGGGACTGGATGAAGTCCGTTTCGTGCCCGCCGGAAGCCCGCCGCACAAAACCGATGCAAAAATTACGGACGGGCATGCCCGAGCCGACATGTTGAAGCTGGCGGTGTCCGGGTACCCGGAATACACAATCGATCGGCGAGAATTAAAACGCACCGGCCCGTCGTTCACCGTCGACACGCTGACCGAATTCGCGGCGGAATTACCGGACGCCGAATTGTTCTTTCTGATGGGAGCGGATTCCCTGCGCGACATGCCCGGCTGGCGGGAACCGGAGCGAATCACGGAACTGGCGACGGTGGTAGCCGTCAATCGCCCCGGTTTTCCAGCTCCCGACCAGGCGCAGGTGGTCGATTGGGTCGGAGCAAAAATTGCTTCCGGCATTCGCGTGGTGACAATGCCCGGGGCCGATCTGTCAGCCACAGACCTTCGCAAACGCGCTCAGGAAGGCCGCAGCCTGCGGTTCATGGTCCCGCGAGCCGTCGAAGCGTTTGTCCACGAACACCGGCTCTATGGGGAAAGTCGCCCATAA
- a CDS encoding beta-ketoacyl-[acyl-carrier-protein] synthase family protein has product MERIFVSGMGFATCLGNDRDTFWKNLTAGYCGLDKLKLHDTTDLPVNIGGEVSDLDLKRINVNDLVAAKKMDRASQFAVYAAHEALEDAGLPTTENGDRAAVIIGAGLAGLETYEFQMERLLTKGPSRVSPFTIPMLMPNAPPGNISLAFGIHGTAYTTSSACSSSGHAMIDSIDYLRNGKADFVVTGGTEASLTRLGIASFSNMKAMCRNRNDEPKQSMRPFDADRSGFIMAEGSSILIFETESHLRKRGGKAWAEVLSGSSTSDSYHLVQPDPGGRKAIVAINQAIEAAGLNPADIADETYVSAHGTSTKLNDNMETVALKTVFGDAAKKLQISSIKSMLGHMIGAACAVEMSACCMALTHGLLPPTINNETPDPDCDLNYVPNQSIHKDVKYAVNNSFGFGGHNVSLVLKKVDDPEFQRS; this is encoded by the coding sequence ATGGAACGTATTTTTGTTTCGGGAATGGGTTTTGCCACGTGTCTGGGCAACGATCGAGACACTTTTTGGAAGAACCTCACGGCTGGCTACTGTGGCTTGGATAAACTCAAGCTGCACGACACGACAGACCTGCCAGTCAACATTGGCGGCGAAGTATCCGACCTGGATCTCAAACGGATTAACGTCAACGATCTGGTCGCGGCCAAAAAGATGGACCGCGCCAGCCAGTTTGCCGTCTACGCCGCTCATGAAGCGCTGGAAGACGCAGGCCTGCCGACCACCGAAAACGGCGATCGTGCTGCCGTGATTATTGGCGCCGGTCTGGCGGGCCTGGAAACCTACGAATTTCAGATGGAACGACTTCTGACCAAGGGGCCTTCCCGAGTCAGCCCGTTCACGATCCCAATGCTGATGCCGAACGCTCCACCGGGCAACATCAGCCTGGCTTTCGGCATTCACGGCACCGCCTACACCACCAGTAGCGCGTGTTCGTCGTCCGGCCACGCTATGATCGATTCGATTGATTATCTGCGCAATGGCAAAGCCGACTTTGTCGTGACCGGTGGAACGGAAGCCTCGCTGACTCGACTTGGCATTGCTTCGTTTTCCAACATGAAGGCGATGTGTCGCAATCGAAACGACGAGCCAAAACAGTCCATGCGGCCGTTCGACGCAGACCGATCCGGCTTCATTATGGCAGAAGGTTCGTCCATTCTGATCTTCGAAACGGAATCGCACCTGCGAAAGAGAGGCGGCAAGGCATGGGCGGAAGTGCTGAGCGGTTCGTCGACAAGCGATTCGTATCACCTTGTGCAACCGGATCCGGGAGGCCGCAAGGCGATCGTCGCCATCAATCAGGCCATTGAGGCGGCCGGCTTAAACCCCGCCGACATCGCCGATGAAACTTACGTGAGCGCTCACGGAACAAGCACGAAGCTTAACGACAACATGGAAACCGTCGCGTTGAAGACGGTGTTCGGTGACGCCGCGAAGAAGCTGCAGATCAGCTCTATCAAGAGCATGCTGGGGCACATGATCGGAGCAGCGTGTGCCGTGGAAATGTCGGCCTGCTGTATGGCATTGACTCACGGATTGCTGCCGCCCACCATCAATAACGAAACGCCGGATCCGGACTGTGATTTGAACTATGTTCCAAACCAGTCGATCCATAAAGATGTCAAGTACGCGGTGAATAACAGCTTCGGTTTCGGCGGGCACAATGTGTCGTTGGTCCTGAAGAAGGTCGATGACCCGGAATTCCAGCGGTCATAA
- a CDS encoding TIGR01777 family oxidoreductase: protein MSNSSQIQTVAISGATGMVGSALADRLRESGKSVIAISRSDGGGYDDTIRWDPESGLTNPNRLESVDAIVHLAGENIAAGRWNDSVKRRIRNSRVNGTRSLVESMASVEKRPKLFICASAIGYYGDRGSMELPESAEPGEGFLPDVCKEWEAEADAAAELGCRVVNVRIGMVLSPKGGALAKMLLPFKLGAGGVVGPGTQYWSWIGLHDLTRIIAFCIDNEEMSGPVNAVSPHPPTNREFTKDLGRVLNRPTIIPMPAFAAKLALGEMAKALLLASTRVVPKKLEKAGFKYDHPDLTGCLQHELS from the coding sequence ATGAGCAATTCATCTCAAATTCAAACCGTCGCCATTAGCGGAGCCACCGGAATGGTAGGTTCAGCTCTGGCAGATCGCCTTCGCGAATCCGGCAAGTCTGTGATAGCCATCAGCCGCAGCGACGGCGGCGGCTACGACGACACCATACGGTGGGATCCGGAATCCGGTTTAACCAATCCGAACCGTCTCGAATCCGTGGACGCCATCGTGCACCTGGCCGGTGAAAACATCGCGGCCGGCCGTTGGAACGATTCAGTGAAACGGCGCATCCGCAATAGCCGAGTCAACGGGACTCGCAGCCTTGTGGAATCCATGGCGTCGGTCGAGAAACGCCCCAAGCTGTTTATCTGCGCGTCGGCGATTGGGTACTACGGTGACCGCGGCAGTATGGAACTGCCGGAATCTGCTGAGCCGGGTGAAGGGTTCCTGCCGGACGTCTGCAAAGAATGGGAAGCGGAAGCCGACGCTGCGGCGGAGTTGGGTTGTCGCGTCGTCAACGTTCGCATCGGGATGGTGCTAAGCCCCAAAGGTGGAGCACTCGCCAAAATGCTGCTGCCGTTTAAATTGGGAGCAGGCGGAGTTGTCGGACCGGGCACTCAGTATTGGAGCTGGATTGGCCTGCACGACCTAACGCGAATCATCGCGTTCTGCATCGACAACGAAGAGATGTCCGGCCCGGTCAATGCTGTCAGCCCTCACCCTCCGACAAACCGCGAGTTCACGAAGGATCTTGGCCGAGTCCTGAATCGCCCGACAATTATTCCGATGCCGGCATTCGCCGCGAAACTCGCCCTCGGAGAAATGGCGAAAGCTCTGTTGCTGGCCAGCACCCGTGTGGTTCCGAAGAAGCTTGAAAAGGCTGGCTTTAAATACGACCACCCGGACCTGACCGGTTGTCTGCAGCACGAACTAAGCTGA
- a CDS encoding prenyltransferase/squalene oxidase repeat-containing protein yields the protein MRRKESNRLGLTLLLIALAICAQPACADEREQRIDAGVNRAVAWLAKEQQPSGAWPSESHGDLTAVTSMAVMAFLAAGYVPEEGPYGRHISKGVAWILSQQQSNGLLVGKHRSHGPMYSHGIATLMLAEVAGMVSGEQADQCQRALEKAVKLIIDAQNYPKSSQHDGGWRYQPTSGDSDLSVTAWQLLALRAAKDIGCDIPSQNIDRAIEYIKRLRVRTTGGFGYMGSSGATVTRSGCGIVALEVCGEHRTEETLAAANLILARQLTIQESYFFYGAYYCTVGMYKVGGDEWQTSRPFLYDTILSIQNPTGYWKPIDGSERGAGSSYATSMAILALTVEYGYLPIYQR from the coding sequence TTGAGGCGCAAAGAGTCGAACCGGCTGGGCCTGACTTTGTTGTTGATCGCACTCGCGATCTGCGCCCAACCGGCCTGCGCCGACGAACGCGAGCAAAGGATCGATGCCGGTGTGAATCGCGCGGTGGCCTGGCTGGCAAAAGAGCAGCAACCGTCCGGTGCGTGGCCGTCGGAAAGTCATGGCGACCTGACGGCTGTCACATCAATGGCGGTGATGGCTTTTCTGGCGGCCGGGTATGTGCCGGAAGAAGGACCGTATGGTCGCCACATTTCCAAAGGTGTGGCGTGGATTTTGTCGCAGCAACAAAGCAACGGCCTGCTTGTCGGCAAGCACCGCAGCCACGGGCCGATGTACAGTCATGGCATTGCCACTTTGATGTTGGCGGAAGTGGCGGGGATGGTCAGCGGCGAACAGGCTGATCAATGCCAACGAGCGTTGGAGAAAGCCGTCAAGCTGATTATTGACGCTCAAAATTACCCCAAAAGCAGCCAGCACGATGGGGGCTGGCGGTACCAGCCGACCAGCGGCGATTCCGATTTAAGTGTCACCGCGTGGCAGCTTTTGGCGTTGCGAGCCGCCAAGGATATTGGCTGCGATATTCCCAGCCAGAACATTGATCGCGCGATTGAGTATATTAAACGGCTGCGAGTTCGTACGACCGGTGGGTTTGGCTATATGGGGTCAAGTGGAGCCACTGTGACTCGTTCCGGCTGCGGCATTGTGGCGTTGGAAGTGTGCGGTGAACATCGCACGGAAGAAACTCTGGCCGCCGCTAATTTGATTTTGGCTCGCCAACTAACCATTCAGGAAAGCTACTTCTTTTATGGAGCCTATTACTGCACGGTTGGCATGTACAAAGTCGGCGGCGACGAATGGCAGACGTCTCGCCCTTTCCTGTATGATACCATTTTAAGCATTCAGAATCCGACGGGGTACTGGAAACCGATTGACGGCAGTGAACGTGGAGCAGGAAGTTCGTACGCCACGTCAATGGCCATTCTGGCACTAACGGTCGAATACGGCTACCTGCCGATCTATCAGCGTTGA
- a CDS encoding Gfo/Idh/MocA family protein produces the protein MTQSSRRQFVKSTSVAALTAGVIPWFAPASRAATFRSANDRPVLGCIGTGSRWGAVGPNALKFSDCVAVCDADANHAGKAKERVKGIQAKRQVENDIEVHEDYRKVLDRNDIDIVTIVTPDHWHTKIAIEAMKAGKDVYCEKPLTLTIDEGKQIRKVLDETGRVFQVGTQQRSEMGLKFLHAVALVREGRIGDVKKATVAIGGAPTSGEIPEVDVPKGLNWDLWLGQAPEVAYRFKENGKWGNSRCHYEFRWWYEYSGGKMTDWGAHHVDIASWALDVCDTGPTKVEPIMAVHPVEFKDGHPLDDTQYNTATKFHVKTTFANGATLDIREKAQDLGFDNGIMLEGTEGRIFVNRGKLTGAAVDGLKDKPLKEETLKTLYKGKEPGDHMRNFFECVADRTQPISDVHTHHRAMTTCHLANIAIRLDRTLNWDPEKEQIVGDEAAAMWQAREQRKGYEIEV, from the coding sequence ATGACGCAGTCGTCTCGCCGCCAGTTTGTCAAATCCACCAGCGTAGCCGCTCTTACCGCCGGGGTGATCCCGTGGTTTGCCCCTGCTTCCAGGGCCGCGACATTTCGCAGCGCCAATGATCGACCGGTCCTGGGCTGTATCGGCACAGGCAGTCGCTGGGGAGCCGTCGGACCCAACGCGTTGAAGTTCAGTGACTGCGTTGCCGTGTGTGATGCCGACGCCAATCACGCGGGTAAGGCGAAGGAGAGAGTTAAGGGCATTCAGGCGAAGCGGCAGGTCGAAAACGATATTGAAGTCCATGAAGACTATCGCAAAGTCCTGGACCGCAATGACATCGACATCGTCACCATCGTGACGCCCGATCACTGGCATACAAAAATCGCGATCGAAGCGATGAAAGCAGGCAAGGACGTCTACTGTGAAAAGCCGCTGACGTTGACGATCGACGAAGGTAAGCAGATTCGCAAAGTGCTGGACGAAACTGGCCGAGTGTTTCAGGTGGGAACTCAGCAGCGAAGCGAAATGGGGCTGAAGTTTCTTCACGCGGTCGCCCTCGTCCGCGAAGGTCGCATCGGAGACGTGAAGAAGGCCACGGTCGCGATCGGTGGTGCTCCAACCAGCGGCGAAATTCCCGAGGTCGACGTTCCCAAAGGTCTGAACTGGGACCTCTGGCTGGGCCAGGCACCTGAAGTGGCGTACCGCTTCAAAGAAAACGGCAAATGGGGCAACTCACGCTGCCACTACGAATTCCGTTGGTGGTACGAATATTCGGGCGGCAAGATGACCGACTGGGGCGCTCACCACGTCGATATTGCGTCATGGGCACTGGACGTGTGTGACACTGGTCCCACAAAGGTGGAACCGATCATGGCCGTGCATCCCGTCGAATTCAAAGACGGCCATCCATTGGATGATACTCAGTACAACACAGCCACAAAGTTCCACGTGAAGACAACCTTCGCCAATGGAGCGACTTTGGACATTCGTGAAAAGGCTCAGGATCTGGGCTTTGACAACGGCATTATGCTGGAAGGCACCGAAGGTCGTATCTTCGTCAATCGCGGCAAACTGACTGGCGCGGCGGTCGACGGGTTGAAGGACAAACCACTGAAGGAAGAAACGCTGAAGACGCTGTACAAGGGCAAAGAACCCGGCGACCACATGCGTAACTTCTTCGAATGTGTGGCCGACAGAACTCAACCGATCAGCGATGTGCATACGCATCACCGAGCCATGACAACGTGTCACCTTGCCAACATCGCAATTCGTCTGGACCGCACCCTGAACTGGGATCCGGAAAAGGAACAGATTGTCGGCGACGAAGCGGCCGCCATGTGGCAGGCTCGCGAACAACGCAAGGGCTATGAAATCGAAGTGTAG
- a CDS encoding DegT/DnrJ/EryC1/StrS family aminotransferase, producing MSTPFTRRGFFGTAAAAGAMTGLVGESMPTAAARPADAKKANVAWPIWDKGEEESLLAVLNSGKWGRTSGGKHLLDFEAAFSERMKAKHCIATSSGTTALMTTLGALNIGPGEQVIMPPYTFVATFNVITNSFALPVFVDTDPATFQIDPKKIAAAITDDTRLLLPVHIGGSPADMEAINSVAKQHGVKVIEDACQAPLAELHGKPVGTSGLAGCISFQASKNLTSGEGGAVLTNDDAFADQCFDFHMPGGRRKGADFGRGANYRLTQFQAALLSVQLVRLEQHAKTRDENAAYLTEMFKQIPGITPASLVPGCTRSAWHLYMMRYDQTQFAGLTRSRFLKELSKAGVRCSGGYSALNNSPHVKALAENPHYQRIYGADTMAKWVEANQCPVNDKLCAEAIWFSQTQLLGSRAEMEHIVEAIDGIRKRAGDLVKIG from the coding sequence ATGTCAACACCGTTTACTCGCCGTGGTTTCTTCGGCACTGCGGCCGCCGCCGGTGCCATGACCGGCCTGGTTGGTGAATCCATGCCAACGGCTGCCGCGCGTCCGGCTGATGCGAAGAAGGCAAATGTCGCGTGGCCCATCTGGGACAAAGGCGAAGAGGAATCTTTGCTGGCCGTTTTGAACTCGGGGAAGTGGGGCCGCACGAGTGGCGGTAAACACCTGCTGGACTTTGAGGCCGCGTTTTCAGAACGCATGAAGGCGAAACACTGCATCGCTACTTCTTCCGGAACAACGGCTCTGATGACGACGCTCGGGGCGCTTAACATCGGCCCTGGCGAACAGGTTATCATGCCGCCGTACACGTTCGTTGCCACCTTCAATGTTATCACCAACAGTTTTGCACTGCCTGTTTTCGTTGATACGGATCCGGCCACGTTTCAGATCGACCCGAAAAAAATTGCGGCCGCGATCACGGACGACACACGTCTGCTGCTGCCCGTACATATTGGCGGTTCGCCTGCTGATATGGAGGCCATCAATTCGGTCGCAAAGCAGCATGGTGTGAAAGTGATTGAAGATGCATGCCAGGCGCCTTTGGCAGAACTGCACGGTAAGCCCGTAGGGACTTCCGGGCTGGCGGGGTGTATCAGTTTTCAGGCCAGTAAGAACCTGACATCCGGGGAAGGCGGAGCCGTACTGACCAATGACGATGCGTTCGCCGATCAGTGTTTCGACTTCCACATGCCAGGCGGTCGCCGGAAAGGAGCGGACTTTGGTCGAGGGGCCAACTACCGACTCACACAGTTTCAGGCTGCACTGTTGTCCGTGCAGTTGGTGCGTCTGGAACAGCACGCGAAGACACGCGATGAGAACGCAGCCTATCTGACGGAAATGTTTAAGCAGATACCGGGGATTACGCCGGCAAGCCTCGTCCCAGGATGCACTCGCAGTGCGTGGCATTTGTACATGATGCGTTACGATCAGACGCAGTTTGCCGGGCTGACAAGAAGCCGATTTCTGAAGGAATTATCCAAAGCGGGTGTCCGCTGCAGCGGCGGCTATTCTGCCCTGAACAATAGTCCCCACGTGAAAGCTCTGGCCGAAAATCCGCACTACCAACGAATCTACGGGGCAGACACGATGGCGAAGTGGGTGGAAGCCAATCAATGCCCCGTCAACGACAAGCTCTGCGCTGAAGCGATTTGGTTTTCTCAGACGCAACTACTGGGCTCGCGAGCGGAAATGGAGCACATCGTCGAAGCCATTGACGGCATTCGAAAACGCGCGGGTGATCTTGTGAAGATAGGATAG
- a CDS encoding amidohydrolase family protein, translated as MIIDVNAFIGHYPFRKLAARNAEQMIELMDASGIDRAVVSSLHSVFYRDAHRGNEELMEQIQPHGSRFIPVATVNPKYADWRHDLEECVTRWKMKAVTLVPEHHGYSLTDDDGKAALNQIAEYGLPVVLTQRFEDRRQRHHWDVANDLDVATLTTVAEQHPRLKFLLSNWTGLSGTRLAAAGLKGRCLIDFARSHVVLFKSIPRLIETLGVESIAFGSHMPFDYVGPSLVKLANLESLPQADYEKIAWRNAAAFLNVDV; from the coding sequence GTGATTATCGATGTTAACGCCTTTATCGGCCACTACCCATTTCGCAAACTCGCCGCGCGAAATGCAGAGCAGATGATCGAGCTAATGGACGCCAGCGGGATCGATCGAGCGGTCGTGTCGTCGCTGCATTCAGTCTTCTATCGAGACGCTCATCGCGGCAATGAAGAGTTGATGGAACAGATTCAACCGCATGGCTCGCGATTCATTCCCGTCGCCACAGTGAACCCAAAGTACGCCGACTGGCGTCATGATCTGGAAGAATGCGTGACTCGCTGGAAGATGAAAGCAGTGACGCTGGTGCCCGAACATCACGGTTACAGCCTGACCGATGATGACGGGAAGGCGGCTTTGAATCAGATTGCGGAATACGGATTGCCCGTCGTTCTGACGCAGCGGTTTGAAGATCGTCGGCAGCGTCATCATTGGGACGTGGCCAACGATTTGGACGTCGCGACGTTGACGACCGTCGCCGAACAGCATCCACGACTGAAGTTTTTGTTAAGCAACTGGACAGGGCTGAGTGGCACTCGGCTGGCGGCGGCTGGACTGAAAGGACGTTGTCTGATCGATTTCGCTCGGTCGCACGTTGTGTTGTTCAAATCGATCCCCAGGCTGATTGAGACGCTGGGAGTGGAATCGATCGCATTTGGTTCGCACATGCCATTTGACTACGTTGGCCCGTCACTGGTGAAGCTTGCCAACCTTGAATCTCTGCCACAGGCCGATTACGAAAAGATCGCCTGGCGCAACGCCGCCGCGTTCTTGAATGTCGACGTTTGA
- a CDS encoding amidohydrolase family protein, with product MKPNRREILKSIGGVIGASGLTFSSPTLVGDDKLPREAPSSSGTVGLPKNWRSMRKIDVHAHVWQSLHLPDADWSGAEDLVEAAETLGIEKLCCSRPITGGVMADTEKVRDANDSVLAAMKRYPDRIAGFCFVQPGNGPAALAEIDRCVDAGMIGVKLYNQFKYSDPILFPIAERCIAHRIPIIGHSGHVTDAKTKASQPNISDSLDFCMLSERYPELLLIMAHVNGGGDWEWAIKALRACPNVYLDTSGSVLESDTIGMCVQELGHKRILFGTDSTMEGGVGKILSADLTPTQRGDIFWRNLQQILDRRSA from the coding sequence ATGAAGCCCAACCGCAGGGAAATTCTGAAGTCGATCGGAGGCGTCATCGGTGCCAGCGGATTGACGTTTTCGTCACCGACGCTTGTGGGTGACGACAAACTGCCGCGTGAAGCACCGTCTTCAAGTGGCACTGTCGGCTTGCCAAAGAATTGGCGATCGATGCGCAAAATCGATGTCCATGCACACGTGTGGCAGTCGCTGCATCTGCCAGATGCCGATTGGAGTGGCGCGGAGGACCTTGTTGAGGCGGCCGAAACGCTGGGCATCGAAAAGCTGTGTTGCTCACGCCCCATCACTGGCGGTGTGATGGCGGATACGGAAAAGGTGCGAGACGCCAACGATTCGGTCTTAGCGGCGATGAAGCGTTACCCGGACCGCATTGCCGGATTCTGCTTTGTTCAGCCGGGCAACGGCCCCGCCGCGTTAGCCGAAATCGACCGCTGTGTGGACGCCGGGATGATCGGCGTGAAGCTTTACAATCAGTTTAAGTATTCCGATCCGATTCTGTTTCCGATCGCCGAACGCTGCATCGCTCACAGGATTCCAATCATCGGCCATTCGGGGCATGTGACCGACGCTAAAACAAAAGCGTCGCAGCCTAACATTTCGGATTCGCTGGATTTCTGCATGCTGTCCGAACGCTACCCGGAACTCCTGCTGATTATGGCTCATGTGAACGGTGGCGGTGATTGGGAGTGGGCGATTAAGGCTCTTCGAGCTTGCCCCAACGTGTATCTGGATACCAGCGGCAGTGTGTTGGAAAGTGACACGATCGGCATGTGCGTTCAAGAATTGGGGCACAAGCGGATTCTGTTTGGGACGGATTCGACCATGGAAGGCGGCGTCGGAAAAATCCTTTCGGCCGACCTCACACCGACCCAGCGTGGAGACATCTTCTGGCGCAATCTGCAGCAGATTCTGGATCGGAGGTCCGCGTGA